A stretch of the Streptosporangium sp. NBC_01755 genome encodes the following:
- the rpsA gene encoding 30S ribosomal protein S1, whose protein sequence is MTSSTEATSSTPQVAVNDIGSEEDFLAAIDLTIKYFNDGDIVEGTVVKVDRDEVLLDIGYKTEGVIPSRELSIKHDVDPADVVEVGEHVEALVLQKEDKEGRLILSKKRAQYERAWGTIEKIKDEDGIVTGTVIEVVKGGLILDIGLRGFLPASLVEMRRVRDLQPYVGRELEAKIIELDKNRNNVVLSRRAWLEQTQSEVRQTFLNTLQKGQVRKGVVSSIVNFGAFVDLGGVDGLVHVSELSWKHIDHPSEVVEVGQEVTVEVLDVDMERERVSLSLKATQEDPWQQFARTHQIGQVVPGRVTKLVPFGAFVRVEEGIEGLVHISELAERHVEIPEQVVQVGDEIFVKIIDIDLERRRISLSLKQANEGAIGADVEFDPTLYGMAATYDDSGNYIYPEGFDSETGEWLDGFDKQREEWERQYAEAQTRFEAHKKQVEEARKAEAEAGEAAPTSYSGETPSPAAGSSSSGSTAPAAGALASDEALAALREKLAGGQS, encoded by the coding sequence ATGACGAGCAGCACTGAGGCCACCTCGAGCACCCCGCAGGTAGCGGTCAACGACATCGGCTCCGAGGAAGACTTCCTCGCAGCGATCGACCTGACCATCAAGTACTTCAACGACGGCGACATCGTCGAGGGCACCGTCGTCAAGGTCGACCGAGACGAAGTTTTGCTCGACATCGGCTACAAGACCGAGGGGGTCATCCCCTCGCGTGAGCTCTCGATCAAGCACGATGTCGACCCGGCGGATGTCGTCGAGGTTGGCGAGCACGTCGAGGCCCTGGTTCTCCAGAAGGAGGACAAGGAAGGCCGCCTGATCCTGTCCAAGAAGCGCGCTCAGTACGAGCGGGCCTGGGGCACGATCGAGAAGATCAAGGACGAGGACGGCATCGTCACCGGCACCGTCATCGAGGTCGTCAAGGGTGGTCTCATCCTCGACATCGGCCTGCGTGGCTTCCTGCCGGCGTCCCTGGTCGAGATGCGGCGCGTCCGCGACCTCCAGCCGTACGTGGGCCGCGAGCTCGAAGCGAAGATCATCGAGCTCGACAAGAACCGCAACAACGTGGTTCTGTCCCGCCGTGCCTGGCTTGAGCAGACCCAGTCCGAGGTTCGCCAGACGTTCCTCAACACCCTGCAGAAGGGTCAGGTCCGCAAGGGCGTCGTCTCCTCGATCGTCAACTTCGGTGCGTTCGTCGACCTCGGCGGCGTCGACGGTCTGGTTCACGTCTCAGAGCTCTCCTGGAAGCACATCGACCACCCCTCCGAGGTCGTCGAGGTCGGCCAGGAGGTCACCGTCGAGGTGCTCGACGTCGACATGGAGCGCGAGCGCGTCTCCCTGTCGCTCAAGGCGACGCAGGAAGACCCCTGGCAGCAGTTCGCCCGTACCCACCAGATCGGTCAGGTCGTCCCGGGTCGCGTCACCAAGCTGGTGCCGTTCGGTGCGTTCGTCCGCGTCGAGGAGGGCATCGAGGGCCTGGTCCACATCTCCGAGCTGGCCGAGCGCCACGTCGAGATCCCCGAGCAGGTCGTCCAGGTCGGCGACGAGATCTTCGTGAAGATCATCGACATCGACCTGGAGCGCCGCCGGATCTCGCTCTCGCTCAAGCAGGCGAACGAGGGTGCGATCGGCGCCGACGTCGAGTTCGACCCCACGCTGTACGGCATGGCGGCGACCTACGACGACTCGGGCAACTACATCTACCCCGAGGGCTTCGACTCCGAGACCGGCGAGTGGCTCGACGGCTTCGACAAGCAGCGCGAGGAGTGGGAGCGGCAGTACGCCGAGGCCCAGACCCGCTTCGAGGCTCACAAGAAGCAGGTCGAGGAGGCTCGCAAGGCCGAGGCCGAGGCGGGCGAGGCTGCCCCCACGTCCTACTCCGGCGAGACCCCGTCCCCGGCTGCCGGCAGCTCCAGCAGCGGCTCCACCGCTCCGGCGGCGGGCGCCCTCGCCTCCGACGAGGCTCTCGCGGCCCTGCGCGAGAAGCTCGCGGGCGGCCAGAGCTGA
- the ltrA gene encoding group II intron reverse transcriptase/maturase codes for MAERSGRSVPLSEAVIPGLEVSVWEEFLSPGNLGRALRRVEVNRGAPGVDGMGTEQLRPWIREHWAGVREALDAGGYRPLPVRRVVIPKPGGSGERLLGVPSALDRLIQQAIAQVLTPIFDPHFSGASFGFRPGKSAHQAVRVARRAVEDGHRWVVDVDLDRFFDRVDFDILMARVARKVSDRRMLRLIRAYLEAGVMIDGIVSASREGTPQGSPLSPILSNIMLDDLDRELWRRGHRFVRYADDLRVFVRSRRAATRVLDSVTTVVEQRLKLKVNREKSSVRHAREATLLGFGFYFSRSGVGIRVDPKAMSRFKDRIRELTSRRWSVSMICRIDRLNAYITGWMAYFQLAGLSRRLRELDKWLHRRMRQIRWKEWKRWAARRRNLRHLGIPDRTAREWAASSKGYWRIAGSVVLQRALPNAHWDDLGLLGLQNTWRRLRTTA; via the coding sequence ATGGCGGAGCGTAGTGGCCGGTCGGTGCCCTTGTCGGAGGCGGTGATCCCTGGCCTGGAGGTGTCGGTGTGGGAGGAGTTCCTCTCGCCGGGCAACCTGGGCAGGGCGTTGAGGCGTGTGGAGGTCAACCGGGGCGCGCCGGGTGTGGACGGGATGGGCACGGAGCAGTTGCGGCCGTGGATCCGTGAGCACTGGGCGGGCGTGCGGGAGGCTTTGGACGCGGGTGGCTACCGGCCGTTGCCGGTCCGCCGGGTGGTGATCCCCAAGCCCGGAGGATCAGGGGAGCGGTTGCTGGGAGTGCCCTCTGCGCTGGACAGGTTGATCCAGCAGGCGATCGCGCAGGTCCTGACGCCGATCTTCGACCCGCATTTCAGCGGGGCCAGTTTCGGGTTCCGTCCCGGCAAGTCCGCTCATCAGGCGGTGCGGGTCGCGCGGCGGGCGGTCGAGGATGGCCATCGGTGGGTCGTGGATGTCGATTTGGACCGGTTCTTCGATCGGGTCGATTTCGACATCCTGATGGCGCGGGTGGCGCGCAAGGTGTCTGACCGCAGGATGTTGAGGCTCATCCGGGCGTATCTGGAGGCCGGGGTGATGATCGACGGGATCGTTTCGGCGAGCAGGGAGGGGACCCCGCAGGGTTCCCCGCTGTCGCCGATCTTGTCGAACATCATGCTGGATGATCTGGACCGGGAGTTGTGGCGGCGCGGTCATCGGTTCGTGCGCTACGCCGACGACCTTCGGGTCTTCGTGCGCAGCAGGCGAGCTGCCACGAGGGTGCTCGACTCGGTGACAACCGTGGTCGAGCAGCGGTTAAAACTCAAGGTGAACCGGGAGAAGTCCTCGGTCCGGCACGCGCGTGAGGCGACGTTGCTGGGGTTCGGGTTCTACTTCTCCCGATCAGGCGTCGGCATCCGGGTCGATCCCAAGGCGATGAGCCGGTTCAAGGATCGCATCCGGGAGTTGACCAGTCGCAGGTGGAGCGTGTCGATGATCTGCAGAATCGACAGGCTCAATGCCTACATCACCGGGTGGATGGCCTACTTCCAGCTCGCCGGGCTGTCACGGCGGCTGCGTGAGTTGGATAAGTGGCTGCACCGCCGGATGCGGCAGATCCGCTGGAAGGAATGGAAGCGCTGGGCGGCCAGGCGTCGGAACCTTCGCCATCTTGGCATCCCTGACCGCACCGCGCGGGAATGGGCGGCCAGCAGCAAGGGGTACTGGCGCATCGCCGGGTCAGTGGTCCTTCAACGGGCTCTGCCCAACGCTCACTGGGATGACCTTGGTCTGCTGGGCCTTCAGAACACCTGGCGCAGGCTCAGAACCACGGCTTGA
- a CDS encoding GNAT family N-acetyltransferase yields the protein MAVIEWAEPEDAGEILTVQRAAYVGEAQLYGDPFIAPLVESAGQVRRAVETAIVLVARDRSRIVGAVRGRMSGTTCLVGRLVVAPDRQGAGIGGALLAALHDEAAAALAFDLFTGHLSEGNLRLYRRHGYRETRRERMSDHLTLVHMRREL from the coding sequence GTGGCCGTGATCGAGTGGGCGGAGCCCGAGGACGCGGGCGAGATCCTGACCGTGCAGCGCGCCGCCTACGTGGGCGAGGCCCAGCTCTACGGCGACCCGTTCATCGCGCCGCTGGTGGAGTCGGCCGGCCAGGTCCGCAGGGCGGTCGAGACGGCCATCGTGCTCGTCGCCCGTGACCGGTCGCGGATCGTGGGCGCGGTCCGCGGCCGGATGTCCGGCACGACCTGCCTGGTCGGCCGCCTGGTGGTCGCCCCCGACAGGCAGGGCGCCGGCATCGGCGGCGCGCTGCTGGCGGCACTGCACGACGAGGCCGCCGCGGCACTCGCCTTCGACCTGTTCACCGGGCATCTGTCGGAGGGCAACCTGCGGCTCTACCGCCGCCACGGCTACCGCGAGACCCGCAGGGAACGGATGAGCGACCACCTGACGCTGGTGCACATGCGCAGGGAGCTGTAG
- the coaE gene encoding dephospho-CoA kinase, with protein sequence MLKVGLTGGIGSGKSEVSRRLASRGAMVIDADKIAREVVEPGTPGLARVVGVFGAEVLHEDGSLNREKLGSIVFADSEKLASLNAIVHPLVGARVAELQRQVAPGSIVIYDVPLLAENKLAPMYEVVVVVDAADEVRVARLVELRGMSEQDARARLAAQATREERLEIADIVVPNEGTLEELEARMDGLWKDLVARATA encoded by the coding sequence ATGTTGAAGGTGGGTCTTACCGGCGGTATCGGGTCGGGCAAGAGCGAGGTCTCCCGGAGGCTGGCCTCCCGTGGCGCCATGGTCATCGACGCCGACAAGATCGCCCGGGAGGTGGTCGAGCCGGGGACCCCGGGTCTGGCGCGCGTGGTCGGGGTCTTCGGCGCCGAGGTCCTGCACGAGGACGGCTCGCTCAACCGGGAGAAGCTCGGCTCGATCGTCTTCGCCGACTCCGAGAAGCTGGCCTCGCTCAACGCCATCGTCCACCCGCTGGTCGGCGCGAGGGTCGCCGAGCTGCAGCGGCAGGTGGCCCCCGGCAGCATCGTGATCTACGACGTCCCGTTGCTGGCGGAGAACAAGCTCGCACCCATGTACGAGGTCGTGGTCGTCGTGGACGCCGCCGACGAGGTGCGCGTGGCCAGGCTGGTCGAGCTGCGCGGCATGAGCGAGCAGGACGCCAGGGCCAGGCTCGCCGCCCAGGCGACCCGCGAGGAGCGCCTGGAGATCGCCGACATCGTGGTACCGAATGAGGGAACCCTGGAGGAGCTGGAGGCCAGGATGGACGGCCTCTGGAAGGACCTCGTCGCCCGCGCCACGGCCTGA
- a CDS encoding DUF397 domain-containing protein produces the protein MEATDLTGLDLSKAAWMKSSLSGESGGNCVEVAGNLPGAVAVRDSKNPTGPALTFTPAEWHTFLNAVKSGHFD, from the coding sequence ATGGAAGCAACAGACCTGACCGGCCTCGACCTCTCCAAGGCCGCCTGGATGAAGAGCTCCCTCAGCGGCGAGAGCGGCGGAAACTGCGTCGAAGTCGCCGGCAACCTCCCCGGAGCCGTCGCCGTCCGCGACAGCAAAAACCCCACCGGCCCGGCCCTCACCTTCACCCCGGCCGAATGGCACACCTTCCTCAACGCCGTAAAATCCGGCCACTTCGACTGA
- a CDS encoding Scr1 family TA system antitoxin-like transcriptional regulator, whose translation MYEQLDHLATIAGWQNVKVQLVPHDTFCTAGLMSGFVLAQMPDAPTAVSVESAGEGEVSAEHNLVSVVWGRYDRIRAEALRPSQSLEMIKEARDQWKQQT comes from the coding sequence ATGTACGAACAGCTCGACCATCTCGCTACCATCGCAGGCTGGCAGAACGTGAAGGTGCAACTCGTCCCCCACGACACCTTCTGCACTGCGGGCCTGATGTCCGGATTCGTGCTCGCCCAAATGCCGGACGCGCCGACCGCCGTCTCCGTAGAGTCTGCCGGGGAAGGTGAAGTGTCAGCGGAGCACAATCTGGTAAGCGTCGTCTGGGGTAGATATGACAGGATCCGAGCAGAGGCACTTCGTCCCAGCCAGTCGCTAGAGATGATCAAAGAAGCGAGGGACCAATGGAAGCAACAGACCTGA
- a CDS encoding sporulation protein — MVFRKLMAAFGAGVEVDTVLQNSHVRPGEVLRGQVNFRGGGSDYKVEGIFIDFTAVVEVESGDNEYKSNYSFLRQQITGPFHLAAGAPQSAPFEIQVPWETPISAIGGHPLRGMKLGVSTELALAGALDKGDLDPLFVNPLPAQDNLLSALDRMGFRFKKADLERGTLQGSQMPFFQEIEYYAGGEYQRHFNELELTFIAGPQSMGVILEADKRGGFASSGHDSYSHFTVHYNDHPGQVEQSLRGGLQAMAQKRGWF; from the coding sequence ATGGTGTTCCGTAAGCTGATGGCCGCGTTCGGGGCGGGTGTCGAGGTCGACACGGTCCTGCAGAACTCGCACGTGCGGCCCGGCGAGGTCCTGCGCGGGCAGGTCAACTTCCGCGGCGGCGGCTCCGACTACAAGGTGGAGGGCATCTTCATCGACTTCACCGCCGTGGTCGAGGTCGAGAGCGGTGACAACGAGTACAAGTCGAACTACAGCTTCCTGCGTCAGCAGATCACCGGGCCGTTCCACCTGGCCGCCGGTGCCCCGCAGTCGGCCCCCTTCGAGATCCAGGTCCCCTGGGAGACCCCGATCAGCGCCATCGGCGGCCACCCGCTGCGCGGTATGAAGCTCGGCGTCTCCACCGAGCTGGCCCTGGCCGGCGCGCTCGACAAGGGCGACCTCGACCCGCTGTTCGTCAACCCGCTGCCCGCCCAGGACAACCTGCTCAGCGCGCTGGACCGGATGGGCTTCCGCTTCAAGAAGGCCGACCTGGAGCGGGGCACCCTGCAGGGCTCGCAGATGCCGTTCTTCCAGGAGATCGAGTACTACGCGGGCGGCGAGTACCAGCGCCACTTCAACGAGCTTGAGCTGACCTTCATCGCCGGCCCCCAGTCAATGGGCGTCATCCTGGAGGCCGACAAGCGCGGCGGCTTCGCCAGCTCCGGCCACGACAGCTACAGCCACTTCACCGTCCACTACAACGACCACCCGGGCCAGGTGGAGCAGTCGCTGCGCGGCGGCCTCCAGGCCATGGCCCAGAAGCGCGGCTGGTTCTGA
- a CDS encoding SPFH domain-containing protein → MSAGEFSKIKESLAAWSEIRQLLRGGESGRLVPVVIPKDRRGFAWVTLLFFALYLAGTAVLADGVLSLPAAVGAVFFLITALVWLWRRAIIEIEEGTTGVRSRWGAIVGTLPPGRHYLWLPWDRVDAVVDTSTEIPYSAPIVACPTAENVPLKSIEFFLKFRIVDPVAFVRTIGAGNFDLVLSSAVQDAIRQRSRLVRTERAYDLRGSDVGDMQELLTRQLGRYGVRITGANIPDVQLPDQYQQHLATREKVAKELSAFEREWELTRKRRIDTLLMEIERSKKTRDARIVEVRAAANTARKDVARMLEEHETEAQRVRWEIEAKGRAELTSAENEAKGLRRLADSYRDNRAVLQYELARRRLDVGAKLAESAPRPVVVRTTGASGDTSALSTLLLAQLLPQLGGGNGQVTPPNQVP, encoded by the coding sequence GTGATCCCCAAGGACCGGCGCGGCTTCGCCTGGGTGACGCTGCTGTTCTTCGCCCTCTACCTGGCGGGTACCGCGGTGCTCGCCGACGGGGTGCTCTCCCTGCCGGCCGCGGTCGGCGCGGTGTTCTTCCTGATAACGGCGCTGGTCTGGCTCTGGCGCCGGGCGATCATCGAGATCGAGGAGGGCACCACCGGCGTGCGCAGCCGGTGGGGCGCCATCGTCGGCACGCTGCCTCCGGGGCGCCACTACCTGTGGCTGCCGTGGGACCGGGTGGACGCGGTGGTGGACACCTCCACCGAGATCCCCTACTCCGCGCCGATCGTGGCCTGCCCGACCGCGGAGAACGTCCCGCTCAAGTCGATCGAGTTCTTCCTGAAGTTCCGCATCGTCGACCCGGTGGCCTTCGTCCGTACGATCGGCGCCGGCAACTTCGACCTGGTGCTCAGCAGCGCCGTACAGGACGCCATCCGCCAGCGCAGCCGCCTGGTGCGGACCGAGCGCGCCTACGACCTGCGCGGCTCCGACGTCGGCGACATGCAGGAACTCCTCACCCGCCAGCTCGGCCGGTACGGCGTGCGGATCACCGGCGCCAACATCCCCGACGTGCAGCTGCCCGACCAGTACCAGCAGCACCTGGCCACCCGGGAGAAGGTCGCCAAGGAGCTGTCGGCCTTCGAGCGCGAGTGGGAGCTCACCCGCAAGCGCCGGATCGACACCCTGCTGATGGAGATCGAACGCTCCAAGAAGACGCGTGACGCACGTATCGTCGAGGTACGAGCCGCCGCCAACACAGCGCGTAAGGACGTCGCCCGCATGCTGGAGGAGCACGAGACCGAGGCGCAGCGGGTGCGCTGGGAGATCGAGGCCAAGGGCCGTGCCGAGCTCACCTCCGCCGAGAACGAGGCGAAGGGGCTGCGCAGGCTGGCCGACTCCTACCGCGACAACCGCGCCGTGCTCCAGTACGAGCTGGCCCGCCGCAGGCTCGACGTGGGCGCCAAGCTCGCGGAGAGCGCCCCACGTCCCGTCGTCGTCCGCACCACCGGCGCCTCCGGCGACACCTCCGCGCTGTCCACCCTGCTTCTGGCCCAGCTCCTCCCCCAGTTGGGCGGCGGCAACGGCCAGGTCACCCCTCCGAACCAAGTCCCCTGA